TCGGAGCTTGTTAGTAAGAACTTACTTGCTGGAGGGATGGAAGGTGTTCCTAGACAACGGTCAGATACAGCTTTTTCGGTGGCGTACAATGATTATGTTCAGCTTCCGTTCCCTGCTCAGCATGTGGCCCATGTGGCCAAAATCTTTCAAGATAAACTGGGGCCAATCCGGTTTGGTGCAACTCGTGAAGGGGAGGCTAGTGGGAAGCCCCCTAAATCGGCTATCCACTTGAAAAAGCCTCAGATGGTGGGACCTAAAGGAGTCCACAAGAAGCTAGTGTTTAGATTCTCTAACCGGGATCTTGAGTCTCATTCAGGGGCTAAACGTAAGAAACCCATGGGCTAAACGCGATGGATTTGTCTGAATACAAGGATATAATGAAAGTTATTGCaagattaaaattagaaaatgagAAGTTAGACAAGATTGAAGAGAGGTTCAAAAAGTTTAATATCCTAAAACGATATCAAAATGGTCAAAAACAACCTTTGGCGGATTACAAAGAAAGATTACAAGAGTTTATGGAAATGACATGGAGAGAAgaatccaagaaaaaaagagaaagagagtatTTTAGTTTGAACGATTGGATGAGAGAGATGACAAGAAGCTCCGAACAAGATTGTATTGTTTCCAATTCTCTCTCgacttgttttaaaaaaattggtaCTCAAATCTCCAACTTCTTTATGAATTATTTACCATTGATTGTCTTTGCTTCTAATGCAAGTAATCATGAAACGGTGTCATTGTTTCTTGATGAGGTCATAACTTTAATCCAGTGCTTAAATGTGGAAGAGAATGGTAACAAGTCTTTTGTAATAAATGGTTTTGATACTTTATTGCGATTTCTCAAAAAAACAATGGAGTTGATTGAACCATTTTGGTATAATGAGACGAATAAGAAAGAAAGGGAgaagacaatattttatttgaatgatgaaatcgaagacgAATTTGTTCATCGTATCATCAATGAAGTTCTTCGTTTAGAGATAAGCTTTTTTAATCCTGAATTCATCCCTATAGAGAACAAAAACTTTATTGAAGTGTTTCATTCAATGGCAGAGGATCTTGAAAGTAAGGTTTTCAAAGACAAATTGAAAAGAATCAGTGATAAGATAAATGAGCATTGGAGTATTTGTATTGATCCATATTCGGTCCAAGaaagtaggggtgttcacaaagtatccgatccaatccaatccgcacgatccaatccaatccaatccgcaaaatgcggatatccgcacttgtgcggattggattggattgaaaaatctaaaatccgcacttgtgcggattggatgttgtttgacctcaaaaagtaaccgatccaatccaatccgcacttaattatatatattttttaaaaattataatatgtaatatatattaattaaaaaaagacacaaacttctaatttcttaatcttttttagtaatatattgagttggtgcattttatttattttgtaataaaaaacacaagaaaaataattcttattcacatagacacatacacataaagtttaaatatatatatactagtttatttattttagtaattagatacatatatattttagtgtaaatctaaatataagtatatatatattgatatatatgtatattggtttaatttgtatataaatagagatggaaatagattagtattggagattaagaaacaatagtctttttttaatttttttttctatgaaatattaaataatttattattaaaaaagtaaccgatccaaaataaccgatccaatccgcactattgcggattggattggattggatttaaacttttatgcggatcggattggatccaaaatatgaaatccgcacttagtgcggattggatgttgtttgaccaaaaaagtgcggattggatcggatgaacagccCTACAAGAAAGTAATAATGGTGACAGCTCTGATTATATTTCTGATTGGTATTTTTCTCGAGTGTTGAGTGAAGGGATTCAAGAAATATGGAGAGAACATGATCCAAAATTACGGTTCTTAGTGAACTTAGTTCTTctttagttaattaataaatttctttATCATTGTAATGTTTCTTTAAAGATTTATCAATAATAGAATGAAAGATTGaagaatttattattattattattattattattattcaaaattaCATTATTCTCAAGATTTTCCTAAGattaaagatattttttattagGCAAACTTGACTCAGATTGATTTAAGTAATTATATCATTTAGTACAGTcaaattatgaagaaaagacTAATTTCTTTTAAGATATAAAACTCTATAAAAATGGGGCCTTTTTGTTACTGTTCTTGAATCGAAGACTAAACTCATTAAATATACTTTTGTTGTGCTTGAAGAGAACGAAAAAGGTCATTTTCTCATTTTCTGCCTTTAATAAGGTGTAGCTTAATTGAAAAAGGATAAGACCATTAAGagaaataagaaagaaaaaaattggcCTGAAAACCCCATTACTATTCAATCAAGAAGTATGTAAACAAATCATTTGAATTCGAAAGAGATTCGATATCAAGTGATGTACCATATGGAACACGGGCAATGTTAGAAACTGTAAAAGCAAAGGCATAATACAAAAGAGAACGAAACTTCATTAGAATTGCCTTACTTTTTTAGCCCCAAACTCACCCCAAATCGGGCAACAAAGTCGTGAACAAATGTAGGTTGATCTTGTGATAGAATGCTCAATGTACAACAAGTGATCGATCAAATCACCCAAGTGAATAAATCATTCGCTCGCCAAGCTCTTTGCCAACAACGTGTAAGTATCTACGCAACTGACTATCCAAGTCACCCCTTTCCCTCGAACCAAAAGCTCGTTGTAAATCCTGCACGAGTGAGAAACATAAGAGCCAAATGGAAATCGTTTTAGTTCTCATATTCCTGTATAGCTCACAATGAATATAACATACCTTGTACTTCATATAAGTGCCTCTCATCCCAATCAATAAGTTACCGATATCTCCATCATCCCCTTGGATAGATTCTGGGAGATTTGATTCTCCGCCTGAATCATTGTCAGAGCTGTCATCATATTCGGCATCATCCATCTCTTCCCTTTGAGGTATAAGAACATCGTTCGTGTCTTCTACGCTGTTGTCATGATGTTGCATTTCCATGGCTTGTTCAGAAGCATTCGGTGATGAGGACTCCTCATCTTGTTGGGCAGCACAATCTGATAAGACAACATATGCCTTTTTGTCAAGGTAAGGCCTGGCCACATCAAACGAAACCCACCTGGATAAGAGAAGATCACATGACAACCAGGTTAGCATTGGTGGGCGGTAATGAGGAAAGTTATGAATGTTAAACTGAGAATGAGAAGGTTATGAAGCACAGCTATCACAATGAAAAACCAAACGAAAAAGACCGAGGGCTTTCTACTTTAACTACCCCCGATTTGTGTAAAAGACTTACTCATAACGAAGAGGGCAGAGAAGCTCAGAAGGGCGATACGCTGCTTTGTATCTCATCTTATTGCAGGAGTGAATGTAAAATCCAAGATAGTAAAATTGGAGACTTGGACAATGAATTTGATTTTCTTTCACCCAATTGATTTCTTGTAATGCAGAATACTTGCCAAGTGATAGAAATGCAAAGTCTGGATCCCAAAATAAGTATTTACTTGACAAACATCTAGGAAGGATATCTATAACACCAACTGCAACAAGTTGGCCATCAATCACATACCGCTGATGGAAAGACCCAAAACCACAAGGTGGAACTGTACCATCACTAGTTGGAGGAACAAAGATTAGCGGAGTATCAACAAGAAACCTTCTATATGAACTTTCTGTGACACGGCTAGGTGAATCGTTATGTACATTTATCTGATATCGTCTGTACAAGGCAAATTCCTCTGGATCGAAACTTGACCTTGTTAAATAAATCTCAAGCTTTCTTTTTTTAACTGAAGAACCTTCATGATTATTCGTTGAGGAACACACTTTACTTTCATGTACAGTAGCAGATCCTTCAGAATTATCTACAATCTCAGAACTTCCATCCAAATAAGCCTTATTTGCACCAGAATAAAAATTTATGTGTCCATTGCAAGCCTTAACGGAGAGACCAGAATTTTCTGCTAGCTGATTTAGGGAACTCACCAGCTTTTCTGCAATTGTTTTGGGACATAGCTTATTCTCATCCACAGTATCATTGGAGACTCTTGGCTGGTGGACATGCTCCAGAGCTGGTTTTGCTCGTTTTATAGCAGCAGAAATCTGGAATGCAATATTGCTTGAGTACAAGAGAGTCTCAGATCCTTCAACAAACAATTTCCTTTTGCCTTGTGAGACTTTTTTAACAGAAGCTTTTGGCAATTGAATGTCATTGGGAAACACCCCGCTCTCAATACATGTGCAAACTGCATTAGTAATTATGTCCGTTAAAGAATTTAAGAAAGGTTCCCCCTCAGTCTTCTCTGCACCATTACTAGATGAGCATCTTTTCACTTCTGAACTTGAATATTGAGTATCAGCACAACTGTGTGCTTCCTTGGAAGCACTAGAATCATCTTTTAGTTTGGGAGACTTATTAGAATCCAGGTCACCATCTAAAAACCTAGGCATAAAT
This region of Cannabis sativa cultivar Pink pepper isolate KNU-18-1 chromosome 7, ASM2916894v1, whole genome shotgun sequence genomic DNA includes:
- the LOC115697706 gene encoding arginyl-tRNA--protein transferase 2, producing MGCFLCKSVSELNSEQSLGEKKKKKKTESEMAGKMKSEASSSSRTTTIINNGRGETKLADCGRNRSSCGYCKSRGSTSISHGLWAHSLSVNDYQDLLDRGWRRSGSFLYKPEMERTCCPSYTIRLRAADFSPSKEQLRVARRLQRFLDGDLDSNKSPKLKDDSSASKEAHSCADTQYSSSEVKRCSSSNGAEKTEGEPFLNSLTDIITNAVCTCIESGVFPNDIQLPKASVKKVSQGKRKLFVEGSETLLYSSNIAFQISAAIKRAKPALEHVHQPRVSNDTVDENKLCPKTIAEKLVSSLNQLAENSGLSVKACNGHINFYSGANKAYLDGSSEIVDNSEGSATVHESKVCSSTNNHEGSSVKKRKLEIYLTRSSFDPEEFALYRRYQINVHNDSPSRVTESSYRRFLVDTPLIFVPPTSDGTVPPCGFGSFHQRYVIDGQLVAVGVIDILPRCLSSKYLFWDPDFAFLSLGKYSALQEINWVKENQIHCPSLQFYYLGFYIHSCNKMRYKAAYRPSELLCPLRYEWVSFDVARPYLDKKAYVVLSDCAAQQDEESSSPNASEQAMEMQHHDNSVEDTNDVLIPQREEMDDAEYDDSSDNDSGGESNLPESIQGDDGDIGNLLIGMRGTYMKYKDLQRAFGSRERGDLDSQLRRYLHVVGKELGERMIYSLG